The following coding sequences are from one Mesorhizobium onobrychidis window:
- the argB gene encoding acetylglutamate kinase, whose protein sequence is MTDLAATAEMQAALLSRALPYMQRYENKTVVVKYGGHAMGDIALGKAFARDIALLKQSGVNPIVVHGGGPQIGAMLSKMGIESKFEGGLRVTDQKTVEIVEMVLAGSINKEIVALINAEGEWAIGLCGKDGNMVFAEKARKTMIDPDSNIERVLDLGFVGEPIEVDRTLLDLLARSEMIPVLAPVAPGRDGHTYNINADTFAGAIAGACQATRLLFLTDVPGVLDKNKKLIDELTVAEAKALIKDGTVSGGMIPKVETCIEAIERGVEGVVILNGKTPHSVLLELFTEHGAGTLIVP, encoded by the coding sequence ATGACGGACCTCGCCGCCACCGCCGAAATGCAGGCCGCGCTGCTTTCGAGGGCGCTGCCCTATATGCAGCGCTACGAAAACAAGACGGTCGTGGTCAAATATGGCGGCCATGCCATGGGCGACATTGCGCTCGGCAAGGCCTTCGCCCGCGACATCGCGCTGCTGAAACAATCCGGCGTCAACCCGATCGTCGTTCATGGCGGCGGCCCGCAGATCGGCGCCATGCTGAGCAAGATGGGCATCGAATCGAAGTTCGAAGGCGGCCTGCGCGTCACCGACCAGAAGACGGTCGAGATCGTCGAGATGGTGCTGGCCGGCTCGATCAACAAGGAGATCGTCGCGCTGATCAATGCCGAGGGCGAGTGGGCGATCGGCTTGTGCGGCAAGGACGGCAACATGGTTTTCGCCGAAAAGGCGCGCAAGACCATGATCGACCCGGACTCCAATATCGAGCGCGTGCTCGATCTCGGCTTCGTCGGCGAGCCGATCGAGGTCGACCGCACGCTGCTCGACCTTCTGGCGCGGTCCGAAATGATCCCGGTGCTGGCGCCGGTGGCGCCGGGCCGCGACGGCCACACCTACAACATCAATGCCGACACCTTCGCCGGCGCGATTGCCGGTGCCTGCCAGGCGACACGCCTTTTGTTCCTCACCGACGTGCCCGGCGTGCTCGACAAGAACAAGAAGCTCATCGATGAACTGACCGTGGCCGAGGCCAAGGCCTTGATCAAGGACGGCACGGTGTCGGGCGGCATGATCCCCAAGGTCGAGACCTGCATCGAGGCGATCGAGCGCGGCGTCGAGGGCGTCGTCATCCTCAACGGCAAGACGCCGCATTCGGTGCTGCTCGAACTGTTTACCGAACACGGCGCCGGCACCCTGATCGTGCCTTGA
- a CDS encoding Lrp/AsnC family transcriptional regulator gives MPQFDDFEIKMLDILQRDGRKPVSELAQEIGLSTTPCARRFEALQSAGIIKGFAAVLSRRAIGLMVEVFIQVRLVTHSDGSPETFIAAVQRMDEVSSCWTMTGDYDFLLHVMVPSVDELNAFVMHRLMRLDGVRDVHTQLVLQNIKGPGHVPLGHLRR, from the coding sequence GTGCCTCAGTTTGACGATTTTGAGATCAAGATGCTCGATATCTTGCAGCGCGATGGGCGCAAGCCGGTGTCCGAACTGGCCCAGGAGATCGGCCTTTCGACGACGCCATGCGCGCGCCGCTTCGAGGCTCTTCAGAGCGCCGGCATCATCAAGGGCTTTGCCGCTGTGCTCAGCCGCCGCGCCATCGGCCTGATGGTCGAAGTGTTCATTCAGGTGCGCCTGGTAACCCACAGCGACGGTTCGCCCGAAACCTTCATCGCCGCCGTGCAGCGCATGGACGAGGTGTCGTCGTGCTGGACGATGACCGGCGACTACGATTTCCTGCTGCATGTGATGGTGCCGTCGGTCGACGAGCTCAACGCCTTTGTCATGCACCGGCTGATGCGGCTCGACGGCGTGCGCGATGTCCACACGCAGCTCGTGCTGCAGAACATCAAGGGGCCGGGCCACGTGCCGCTTGGGCACCTCAGGCGATGA
- the phhA gene encoding phenylalanine 4-monooxygenase, with translation MTMSVADYARECAAQGLRGDYSVCRADFTVEQSYNYTADEQAVWRTLCDRQTKLTKKLAHRSYLDGVATLGLLDKIPDFGVVSEKLRKLTGWEIVAVPGLIPAPAFFVHLANRRFPVTNWLRTKQELDYIVEPDMFHDFFGHVPALTQPVFADFMQMYGEKAEHLIALGGDEMISRLYWYTVEYGLIQEAGQPLKAFGAGLMSSFAELQFAIESKDAHHVPFDLETVMRTSYEIDKFQRAYFVLPSFDVLRDAFQNVAEMAAIIGRHKGKPPLDPAKH, from the coding sequence ATGACGATGAGCGTTGCCGATTACGCCCGCGAATGCGCGGCGCAAGGCCTTCGCGGCGACTATTCGGTCTGCCGTGCCGATTTCACCGTGGAGCAGAGCTACAACTACACTGCCGACGAGCAGGCGGTGTGGCGTACACTGTGCGACCGCCAGACGAAGCTGACTAAAAAGTTGGCACACCGGTCCTATCTCGACGGCGTCGCCACGCTGGGCCTGCTCGACAAGATTCCGGATTTCGGTGTCGTCAGCGAAAAGCTGCGCAAGCTTACCGGTTGGGAAATCGTCGCCGTGCCGGGCCTCATTCCCGCACCAGCCTTCTTCGTCCACCTCGCCAACCGCCGCTTTCCGGTGACCAACTGGCTGCGGACGAAACAAGAGCTCGACTACATCGTCGAGCCGGATATGTTCCACGACTTCTTCGGCCATGTGCCGGCGCTGACGCAGCCGGTCTTTGCCGATTTCATGCAGATGTATGGCGAGAAGGCCGAGCATCTGATCGCGCTCGGCGGCGACGAGATGATCAGCCGCCTCTACTGGTACACTGTCGAATACGGGCTGATCCAGGAAGCAGGCCAACCGCTGAAGGCTTTCGGCGCCGGGCTGATGTCGTCCTTTGCGGAACTTCAATTCGCGATTGAAAGCAAGGACGCGCACCATGTCCCCTTCGATCTGGAAACGGTGATGCGCACCAGCTACGAGATCGACAAGTTCCAGCGCGCCTATTTCGTGCTGCCGTCCTTCGACGTTTTGCGCGATGCCTTCCAGAACGTCGCCGAAATGGCAGCGATCATCGGACGCCACAAGGGCAAGCCGCCGCTCGACCCGGCGAAACATTAG
- a CDS encoding GGDEF domain-containing protein, which yields MSRIFLKSAAVAFASVAISLLLTLIIVPAIGFPFNRTIWLTSTVCPLALAWIASAYTFWQGERLKSAHRDLARAHAQLAAAHRRLSEKASRDDMTGMLNRESFFAALEASRRKSDRGALLIIDADHFKIINDSYGHLTGDEALLLIASAIERGVRSGDVIGRIGGEEFGAFLVGATEQEAKRVAERIRGEVELIRFRPVDERVIPLTVSIGGVTCGEDAGVSDLMRAADHRLYQAKHRGRNLTILDRDISEAA from the coding sequence ATGAGCCGCATATTTCTGAAGTCTGCCGCCGTCGCTTTCGCCTCCGTCGCAATCTCGCTTTTGTTGACGCTGATCATCGTTCCGGCAATCGGCTTCCCGTTCAACCGCACGATCTGGCTGACATCCACGGTCTGCCCGCTCGCGCTTGCCTGGATCGCTAGCGCCTACACCTTCTGGCAGGGTGAGAGGTTGAAAAGCGCCCATCGCGACCTCGCCCGCGCTCATGCACAGCTCGCCGCAGCGCATCGGCGCCTGTCGGAAAAGGCGAGCCGCGACGACATGACCGGCATGCTCAACCGCGAGAGCTTCTTTGCGGCGCTCGAGGCCTCCCGGCGTAAATCCGATCGCGGTGCGTTGCTGATCATCGATGCCGACCACTTCAAGATCATCAACGACAGCTACGGCCATCTGACCGGCGACGAGGCGTTGCTCCTCATTGCAAGCGCGATCGAGCGCGGCGTGCGCAGCGGCGACGTGATCGGCCGCATCGGCGGCGAGGAATTCGGTGCGTTTCTGGTCGGCGCCACCGAACAGGAAGCCAAACGCGTCGCCGAACGCATTCGCGGTGAAGTCGAGCTGATCCGCTTCCGTCCCGTCGATGAGCGGGTCATACCCCTCACCGTCAGCATCGGCGGTGTCACCTGCGGCGAGGATGCCGGCGTATCGGATCTGATGCGTGCCGCCGACCACCGCCTTTACCAGGCCAAGCATCGCGGCCGCAATCTCACCATCCTGGACAGGGACATTTCCGAAGCGGCCTGA
- a CDS encoding pyrimidine 5'-nucleotidase, producing the protein MTTLPDPARFAHVTDWVFDLDNTLYPHHSNLFSQIDVKMTAYVGELLTLPRDDARKLQKELYREYGTTLNGLMARHGIDPDDFLEKVHDIDYSWLVPDPVLGTAIRQLPGRKFIFTNGDRRHAERTARQLGILDHFDDIFDIVAAGLNPKPARRTYEKFAELHAVTGHNAVMFEDLARNLSVPKSLGMTTVLVVPRNFEPTFSEIWERDPANEDDVDFVTDDLAEFLTAIVDVTA; encoded by the coding sequence ATGACCACGCTCCCGGATCCCGCCCGTTTTGCCCATGTCACCGACTGGGTGTTCGACCTCGACAACACGCTCTATCCGCATCATTCGAACCTGTTCTCGCAGATCGACGTGAAGATGACCGCCTATGTCGGAGAATTGCTGACGCTGCCACGCGACGATGCCCGCAAGCTGCAGAAGGAACTCTACCGGGAATACGGCACGACGCTGAACGGTCTGATGGCGCGCCACGGCATTGATCCCGACGATTTTCTCGAGAAGGTCCATGATATCGACTATTCCTGGCTGGTTCCCGATCCCGTTCTCGGCACCGCCATCCGCCAGCTTCCCGGCCGCAAGTTCATCTTCACCAATGGCGACCGCAGGCATGCCGAACGCACCGCGCGCCAGCTCGGCATCCTTGACCATTTCGACGACATCTTCGATATCGTCGCTGCCGGGCTGAACCCCAAGCCGGCGCGCCGCACCTACGAGAAGTTTGCGGAACTCCACGCCGTCACCGGCCACAATGCGGTGATGTTCGAGGATCTGGCCCGCAACCTGTCCGTGCCGAAATCGCTGGGCATGACCACGGTGCTGGTCGTGCCGCGCAACTTCGAGCCGACCTTCTCGGAGATCTGGGAACGTGATCCGGCCAACGAGGACGATGTGGATTTCGTCACCGACGACCTTGCCGAATTCCTCACCGCGATCGTCGACGTCACCGCTTGA
- a CDS encoding LOG family protein, whose protein sequence is MTPMEKAGWTPLPHSDEDLERSKSVPDTPQTRAETYRLAWNDPDFMTRRELRAVRLQLELLKPEMILAERGIRSTVILFGGARIPEPDGEAWAAKNETQKKNLEKNSKYYEEARKFARLCSQQSATSYYREFVVVTGGGPGVMEAGNRGADDVGAPSIGLNIVLPHEQAPNAYVTPELCFNFHYFAVRKMHFVMRAKAVAVFPGGFGTMDEFFETLTLIQTGRMERVPVILFGKAFWKRAIDLDFLAEQGTITPGDQDIIDFVDTADEAWGIISRFYKL, encoded by the coding sequence ATGACTCCTATGGAAAAGGCGGGGTGGACGCCGCTGCCGCATTCGGACGAGGATCTGGAGCGGTCGAAAAGCGTGCCGGACACGCCGCAGACGCGTGCCGAGACCTACCGGCTGGCCTGGAACGATCCCGACTTCATGACGCGGCGCGAATTGCGCGCGGTCAGACTGCAGCTCGAACTGTTGAAGCCCGAGATGATCCTGGCCGAGCGCGGCATCCGCTCGACCGTCATCCTGTTCGGCGGCGCGCGCATCCCCGAGCCGGACGGTGAAGCCTGGGCAGCCAAAAACGAGACGCAGAAGAAGAACCTCGAGAAAAACAGTAAATATTACGAGGAAGCGCGAAAATTCGCCCGCCTCTGCTCGCAGCAGTCGGCCACCTCTTATTATCGCGAATTCGTCGTGGTGACAGGCGGCGGACCCGGCGTCATGGAAGCCGGCAATCGCGGCGCCGACGATGTCGGCGCACCGTCGATCGGCCTCAACATCGTGTTGCCGCACGAGCAGGCGCCGAATGCCTATGTGACGCCGGAGCTCTGTTTCAACTTCCACTATTTCGCTGTCCGCAAGATGCACTTTGTCATGCGCGCCAAGGCTGTCGCGGTGTTTCCGGGCGGCTTCGGCACGATGGACGAATTCTTCGAGACGCTGACCCTGATCCAGACCGGCCGCATGGAGCGCGTGCCGGTGATCCTGTTCGGCAAGGCGTTCTGGAAAAGGGCGATCGACCTCGATTTCCTCGCCGAGCAAGGCACGATCACCCCCGGCGACCAGGACATCATCGATTTCGTCGACACCGCCGACGAGGCCTGGGGGATCATCAGCCGCTTCTACAAGCTTTAG
- the dapD gene encoding 2,3,4,5-tetrahydropyridine-2,6-dicarboxylate N-succinyltransferase, giving the protein MSKPDLASLENTIETAFEERETISTATRGATRDAIQSALDLLDRGIARVAERQADGKWQVNQWLKKAVLLSFRLNPMEIIKGGPGQAVWWDKVPSKFDGWSAIDFEKAGFRAVPSSIVRRSAYVAPGAVLMPSFVNVGAYVDSGTMVDTWASVGSCAQIGKNVHLSGGVGIGGVLEPMQAGPTIIEDNCFIGARSEVVEGCIVREGSVLGMGVFIGQSTKIVDRATGEVFYGEVPANSVVVAGSMPGKPLPNGEPGPSLYCAVIVKRVDARTRSKTSINELLRD; this is encoded by the coding sequence ATGTCGAAGCCCGATCTGGCGAGTCTCGAAAACACCATCGAAACCGCCTTCGAGGAACGCGAGACGATTTCGACGGCAACCCGCGGCGCGACGCGCGACGCCATCCAGTCGGCGCTCGACCTGCTCGATCGGGGTATCGCCCGCGTTGCCGAGCGGCAGGCCGACGGCAAATGGCAGGTCAACCAGTGGCTGAAGAAAGCGGTGCTGCTGTCGTTCCGGCTCAACCCGATGGAGATCATCAAGGGTGGTCCCGGCCAGGCCGTGTGGTGGGACAAGGTGCCGTCGAAATTCGACGGCTGGAGCGCCATCGATTTCGAGAAGGCAGGTTTCCGCGCCGTGCCGTCGTCGATCGTGCGGCGCTCCGCCTATGTCGCGCCAGGTGCCGTGCTGATGCCGTCCTTCGTCAATGTCGGCGCCTACGTCGACAGCGGCACCATGGTCGACACATGGGCCTCGGTCGGCTCCTGCGCCCAGATCGGCAAGAATGTGCATCTGTCGGGCGGCGTCGGCATCGGCGGCGTGCTGGAGCCGATGCAGGCCGGCCCCACCATCATCGAGGATAATTGCTTCATCGGCGCACGCTCCGAGGTGGTAGAAGGCTGCATCGTGCGCGAGGGCTCGGTGCTCGGCATGGGTGTCTTCATCGGTCAGTCGACCAAGATCGTCGACCGCGCCACCGGTGAGGTCTTCTACGGCGAAGTGCCGGCCAATTCCGTCGTCGTCGCCGGCTCGATGCCCGGCAAGCCGTTGCCCAATGGCGAGCCCGGTCCGAGCCTCTACTGCGCCGTCATCGTCAAGCGCGTCGATGCCAGGACCCGCTCCAAAACCTCGATCAACGAACTGCTTCGCGATTGA